A single region of the Salarchaeum japonicum genome encodes:
- a CDS encoding proteasome assembly chaperone family protein, translating into MQELEVETVADADLTNPVFVEGLPGVGHVGKLVAEHVVEEGESTLVRRVYSEHFPPQVTVGDEGVAELAHVEVHAVETEGRDLLVLTGDHQAQENAGHYRVTDAFLDIAEEFGVSDVFALGGVPTGELIEEYGVVGAVSDEALAADLEEAGVEFRSEEPAGGIVGTSGLLLGLGGRRGFDAACLMGETSGYLVDPKSAKAVLEVLESLLGFDVDFDALDERADEMEDVVEQMQQMEQGPSPGSEDDLRYIG; encoded by the coding sequence GGCGTCGGGCACGTCGGGAAGCTCGTCGCCGAGCACGTCGTCGAGGAGGGGGAGAGCACGCTCGTTCGGCGCGTGTACTCGGAGCACTTCCCGCCGCAGGTGACTGTGGGCGACGAGGGCGTCGCGGAACTCGCGCACGTCGAGGTGCACGCCGTCGAGACGGAGGGCCGCGACCTCCTCGTTCTCACGGGCGACCATCAGGCGCAGGAGAACGCCGGCCACTATCGCGTGACGGACGCCTTCCTCGACATCGCCGAGGAGTTCGGGGTTTCGGACGTGTTCGCGCTCGGCGGCGTTCCCACGGGCGAACTCATCGAGGAGTACGGCGTCGTCGGCGCGGTCAGCGACGAAGCGCTCGCGGCCGACCTGGAGGAGGCCGGTGTCGAGTTCCGGTCCGAGGAACCCGCCGGCGGTATCGTCGGCACGAGCGGTCTCCTCCTCGGTCTCGGCGGCCGCCGCGGGTTCGACGCCGCGTGTCTGATGGGTGAGACCTCTGGCTACCTCGTCGACCCGAAGAGCGCGAAAGCCGTCCTCGAAGTCCTCGAATCCCTCCTCGGGTTCGACGTGGACTTCGACGCGCTGGACGAGCGCGCGGACGAGATGGAGGACGTGGTCGAGCAGATGCAGCAGATGGAACAGGGGCCGAGTCCGGGGAGCGAGGACGACCTCCGGTACATCGGCTGA
- a CDS encoding DUF7839 domain-containing protein — MADVLSDKRSATRFRILVEIADRQPAVSQGEIADAVGVTTQAVSEYIRELTEEGLVEKEGRSRYRITKEGVDWLLRTADDVRRYADRVTEDVLGSVQEDAAIATGDISQGDTVTLDMREGLLHATPGEEGPATGVATTDAAAGEDVGVTGFEGIIDLAPGSVTVYQVPPVRSGGSNEVALDELAAEASRANLVLAAGVEAVVALRKTDTEPATTFAVGDVAADAASRGLEVVVVATADAVGRVTDPLRDAGATYEVVDL; from the coding sequence ATGGCCGACGTGCTCTCCGATAAGCGCTCCGCGACGCGCTTCCGGATTCTGGTGGAAATCGCGGACCGGCAGCCCGCGGTGAGTCAGGGCGAGATAGCGGACGCCGTCGGCGTCACCACGCAGGCGGTCTCCGAGTACATCCGGGAACTCACGGAGGAGGGACTGGTGGAGAAGGAGGGACGCTCGCGCTACCGCATCACGAAGGAGGGCGTAGACTGGCTCCTCCGGACGGCGGACGACGTGCGGCGGTACGCAGACCGCGTGACCGAGGACGTACTCGGGAGCGTGCAGGAGGACGCCGCCATCGCCACCGGCGACATCAGCCAGGGCGACACCGTCACGCTCGACATGCGCGAAGGACTGTTGCACGCCACCCCCGGCGAGGAAGGGCCGGCGACGGGCGTCGCGACCACGGACGCCGCCGCGGGCGAGGACGTGGGCGTCACGGGCTTCGAGGGCATCATCGACCTCGCGCCGGGTTCCGTCACCGTCTACCAGGTGCCGCCCGTGCGCTCCGGCGGCAGCAACGAGGTCGCGCTCGACGAACTCGCCGCCGAAGCGAGCCGCGCAAACCTCGTGCTCGCCGCCGGCGTCGAAGCCGTCGTCGCGCTCCGGAAGACCGACACCGAACCCGCGACCACGTTCGCCGTCGGGGACGTGGCCGCGGACGCCGCGAGCCGCGGGCTCGAAGTCGTCGTCGTCGCCACCGCCGACGCCGTCGGCCGCGTCACCGACCCGCTCCGGGACGCCGGCGCAACCTACGAAGTCGTCGACCTCTAA
- a CDS encoding threonine synthase, with product METTEAFTGLRCVDCGESFDAEEATHRCPECEGILDPEYDLDALDVSRETFESRRFDSMWRYEELLPFTRESAVSMDEGATALVEAPKLADELGVGRVLIKDEGRNPTGTFKDRGQTVAVTAASQHGASDVALASAGNAGQAAAAYAARAGLDAHVFLPSRSGFTQKAMVNVHGGDMNVVEGRIGDAGAAYEGAMAENPEWYSVKTFVTPYRHEGKKTMLYETVEQLDWEVPDAVVYPTGGGVGLVGMHKAAKELRDLGLTGDLPAMYAAQAEGCAPVVRAFEEGRDVHEPWQNPDTICGGIEIPDPGASPLILDALRESDGGAVATSDQDILDSAVTVAQNEGVEMGATCAAAASGAWELAQRGEFDEEDTVVLLNTGHGSKDDDVLRSHLMSKGI from the coding sequence ATGGAGACGACTGAGGCGTTCACTGGGTTGCGGTGCGTGGATTGTGGAGAGTCGTTCGACGCCGAGGAGGCGACGCATCGGTGTCCGGAGTGTGAGGGGATTCTCGACCCCGAGTACGATTTGGACGCGCTCGACGTGTCGCGGGAGACGTTCGAGTCCCGGCGATTCGATTCGATGTGGCGGTACGAGGAGCTCCTGCCGTTCACGCGGGAGTCTGCGGTGTCGATGGACGAGGGGGCGACGGCGCTGGTGGAGGCGCCGAAGCTCGCGGACGAACTCGGCGTCGGGCGCGTCCTCATCAAGGACGAGGGCCGGAATCCGACGGGGACGTTCAAAGACCGGGGGCAGACGGTGGCGGTGACCGCGGCGAGTCAGCACGGCGCGAGCGACGTGGCGCTTGCGTCGGCGGGGAACGCGGGGCAGGCGGCGGCGGCGTACGCGGCCCGCGCGGGCCTGGACGCGCACGTGTTCCTGCCGTCGCGGTCGGGGTTCACGCAGAAGGCGATGGTGAACGTGCACGGCGGCGACATGAACGTCGTCGAGGGCCGCATCGGGGACGCCGGCGCGGCGTACGAGGGCGCGATGGCGGAGAACCCCGAGTGGTACTCGGTGAAGACGTTCGTCACGCCGTACCGCCACGAGGGGAAGAAGACGATGCTGTACGAGACGGTCGAACAGCTCGACTGGGAGGTGCCGGACGCGGTCGTCTACCCGACGGGCGGCGGCGTCGGGCTCGTGGGGATGCACAAGGCCGCGAAGGAGCTCCGCGACCTCGGGCTGACCGGCGACCTGCCGGCGATGTACGCGGCGCAGGCGGAGGGCTGTGCGCCGGTCGTGCGGGCGTTCGAGGAGGGTCGTGACGTGCACGAGCCGTGGCAGAACCCGGACACCATCTGCGGCGGCATCGAGATTCCCGACCCGGGCGCGAGCCCGCTGATTCTGGACGCGCTCAGGGAGTCCGACGGCGGCGCGGTCGCGACGAGCGACCAGGACATCCTCGACTCCGCCGTCACGGTCGCGCAGAACGAGGGCGTCGAGATGGGCGCGACGTGCGCGGCGGCGGCGTCCGGCGCGTGGGAGCTCGCCCAACGCGGCGAGTTCGATGAGGAGGACACCGTCGTCCTCCTGAACACGGGTCACGGGAGCAAGGACGACGACGTGCTCCGCAGTCACCTGATGAGCAAGGGCATCTAG
- a CDS encoding metal-dependent transcriptional regulator: protein MLSDVMEDYLKTIYMLQREHGPPVRTSTVADALDVTSPTVTSMLENLEDRGFLVREKYKGVELTEDGEAVALEVLRHHRLLEAYLAEHLDYEWSEVHDEADALEHHISEEFERRVADALGDPRVDPHGDPIPSEDLTLAEDDTVSLASAEPGDSVVVARVSDRDDEELRYLSEVGVEPGTALTVTDTTPIGTLVLDIDGETVTLPESVAATIRVRPAAEAQP, encoded by the coding sequence ATGCTCTCCGACGTGATGGAGGACTACCTGAAGACGATTTACATGCTCCAGCGCGAGCACGGCCCGCCCGTCCGCACCTCGACCGTCGCGGACGCGCTCGACGTGACCTCGCCGACCGTCACCTCGATGCTGGAGAACCTCGAAGACCGCGGGTTCCTGGTTCGAGAGAAGTACAAGGGCGTCGAACTCACCGAGGACGGCGAAGCCGTCGCGCTCGAAGTGCTGCGCCACCACCGCCTCCTCGAAGCCTACCTCGCGGAACACCTCGACTACGAGTGGTCGGAGGTGCACGACGAGGCGGACGCGCTCGAACACCACATCAGCGAGGAGTTCGAGCGCCGGGTCGCGGACGCGCTCGGCGACCCCCGCGTCGACCCGCACGGTGACCCCATCCCGAGCGAGGACCTCACGCTCGCGGAGGACGACACCGTCTCGCTCGCGAGCGCCGAACCCGGCGACAGCGTCGTCGTCGCGCGCGTGAGCGACCGCGACGACGAGGAACTCCGCTATCTCTCCGAGGTCGGCGTCGAACCCGGAACCGCGCTCACCGTCACGGACACCACGCCCATCGGCACGCTCGTCCTCGACATCGACGGCGAGACCGTGACGCTCCCCGAATCGGTCGCCGCGACCATCCGCGTCCGCCCCGCCGCCGAGGCACAGCCATGA
- a CDS encoding TMEM165/GDT1 family protein, whose translation MTASGLQGVIEQYAHYGPFLAAFLANLLATFGDKGQLAVVTLATKYDAKRIFLGAMAAFAAWSALEVVFGSTITRVVPASAMTVATGGLFLVFAAWTLLNVLNTVRASPLTPYDPATLVPAPLRGLTEGHGPTLTGFTFIGLAEFGDKTQLLTIALAATFPDSLVSVFLGVVAALALRTGVDALIGEQAERVLPSLYIEAASAVVFAAFGVFVFGLIDDLVLIIAVVAALFFCVGAAAERSRVV comes from the coding sequence ATGACCGCGAGCGGCCTCCAGGGCGTCATCGAACAGTACGCCCACTACGGACCGTTCCTCGCGGCGTTCCTCGCGAACCTCCTCGCGACCTTCGGCGACAAGGGCCAGCTCGCCGTCGTCACGCTCGCCACGAAGTACGACGCGAAACGCATCTTCCTCGGCGCGATGGCCGCCTTCGCGGCGTGGAGCGCGCTCGAAGTCGTGTTCGGCAGCACCATCACACGCGTCGTCCCCGCGTCCGCGATGACCGTCGCGACCGGCGGGCTCTTCCTCGTCTTCGCGGCGTGGACGCTCCTGAACGTCCTCAACACCGTTCGCGCCAGCCCCCTCACGCCCTACGACCCCGCGACCCTCGTCCCCGCACCCCTCCGCGGACTCACCGAAGGCCACGGCCCGACCCTCACCGGATTCACGTTCATCGGCCTCGCGGAGTTCGGCGATAAGACCCAACTCCTCACCATCGCGCTCGCCGCGACGTTCCCCGACTCGCTCGTCTCCGTCTTCCTCGGCGTCGTCGCGGCGCTCGCGCTCCGCACCGGCGTGGACGCTCTCATCGGCGAACAGGCCGAACGCGTCCTCCCCTCGCTCTACATCGAGGCCGCGTCCGCCGTCGTGTTCGCCGCGTTCGGCGTGTTCGTCTTCGGACTCATCGACGACCTCGTGCTCATCATCGCCGTCGTCGCCGCGCTCTTCTTCTGCGTCGGCGCGGCCGCAGAACGCTCCCGGGTCGTCTAG
- a CDS encoding HD domain-containing protein yields the protein MGVEIRDSPVSSEKIAEMKTFVSDYLAASVENEDGGGRMRWYPWHSAEYRFNHILNVTDLAVEIARREGADVDVVRVASLFHDVAKLEADQDVHAEEGARVARQFLETHGDYPASFVDRVCDAIAKHSYQGSLGDLSLEARCLVEADLLDKVGANGTVLMLLRMGYEARTHMDSAEMIERVYERGEEAVSRVESDAAESIAHERLKRVRWFREWLEGEVARMETDDRP from the coding sequence ATGGGCGTCGAGATAAGGGATTCGCCCGTGTCGTCGGAGAAGATAGCGGAGATGAAGACGTTCGTCTCGGACTATCTCGCCGCGAGCGTTGAGAACGAGGACGGCGGCGGGCGGATGCGGTGGTATCCGTGGCATTCCGCGGAGTACCGGTTCAATCACATCCTGAACGTGACCGACCTGGCGGTGGAGATCGCTCGCCGGGAGGGCGCGGACGTGGACGTGGTTCGGGTCGCGTCGCTCTTCCACGACGTGGCGAAACTCGAAGCCGACCAGGACGTGCACGCGGAGGAGGGGGCGCGGGTGGCGCGGCAGTTCCTGGAGACGCACGGTGACTATCCGGCGTCGTTCGTCGACCGCGTCTGCGACGCGATCGCGAAGCACTCCTATCAGGGGTCGCTCGGCGACCTCTCCCTGGAGGCGCGGTGTCTCGTGGAGGCCGACCTCCTGGACAAGGTCGGCGCGAACGGCACCGTGTTGATGTTGTTGCGGATGGGGTACGAGGCGCGCACGCACATGGATTCGGCGGAGATGATAGAGCGCGTGTACGAGCGCGGCGAGGAGGCGGTGAGTCGCGTGGAGAGCGACGCCGCGGAGTCCATCGCGCACGAGCGGTTGAAGCGCGTGCGGTGGTTCCGGGAGTGGTTGGAGGGCGAGGTCGCGCGGATGGAGACGGACGACCGGCCCTAG
- a CDS encoding metal-dependent transcriptional regulator, giving the protein MNTADQYLKTIFVVQQLEDGPASTGALADRLDVSPASVNEMIGKLEDRGLVTHEKYKGAALTDDGEARAVEALGTYCILERFLANVLDVEEYREEARQLEPVIDETVADRLDMIIDREPDCPACFDPEADACGKLVEELEGVQADD; this is encoded by the coding sequence GTGAACACCGCCGACCAGTACTTGAAGACTATCTTCGTCGTCCAGCAGTTGGAGGACGGCCCGGCGTCCACGGGCGCGCTCGCCGACCGCCTCGACGTGAGTCCCGCGAGCGTGAACGAGATGATCGGGAAGCTCGAAGACCGCGGGCTCGTCACGCACGAGAAGTACAAGGGCGCGGCGCTCACCGACGACGGCGAGGCGCGCGCGGTCGAGGCGCTCGGCACGTACTGCATCCTCGAACGCTTCCTCGCGAACGTCCTCGACGTCGAGGAGTACCGGGAGGAAGCCCGCCAGCTCGAACCCGTTATCGACGAGACCGTCGCCGACCGCCTCGACATGATTATCGACCGCGAACCCGACTGTCCCGCCTGCTTCGACCCCGAGGCCGACGCGTGCGGGAAACTCGTCGAGGAACTCGAAGGCGTGCAGGCCGACGACTAG
- a CDS encoding ferritin family protein gives MSSVAARVDSDDQLARLLQIGIVLEEVVEARAYQHYQRLPADERDERIEELLADAREESHKHRQRLEDLVDELDADSIPFDDIQALVNAQYAQTRPDDFDGVLYDQLNGEETAYKFYDDLIDAIESSDAEFSIPRDSLLGVLSDIRQAEAEGVEEVANLMEDRV, from the coding sequence GTGAGTTCAGTCGCCGCACGCGTGGACTCGGACGACCAACTCGCGCGCCTCCTCCAGATCGGTATCGTGCTCGAAGAGGTCGTGGAAGCCCGCGCGTACCAGCACTACCAGCGCCTCCCCGCGGACGAACGCGACGAACGCATCGAGGAACTCCTCGCGGACGCCCGCGAGGAATCACACAAGCACCGCCAACGCCTCGAAGACCTCGTGGACGAACTGGACGCGGACAGCATCCCGTTCGACGACATCCAAGCACTCGTGAACGCCCAGTACGCACAGACGCGCCCCGACGACTTCGACGGCGTGCTCTACGACCAACTGAACGGCGAGGAAACGGCATACAAGTTCTACGACGACCTCATCGACGCCATCGAATCCAGCGACGCCGAGTTCAGCATCCCCCGCGACAGCCTACTCGGCGTGCTCAGCGACATCCGACAAGCCGAAGCCGAAGGCGTCGAGGAAGTCGCGAACCTCATGGAGGACCGCGTATGA